The Dioscorea cayenensis subsp. rotundata cultivar TDr96_F1 chromosome 8, TDr96_F1_v2_PseudoChromosome.rev07_lg8_w22 25.fasta, whole genome shotgun sequence genome segment tttatcattttttttaaaaatagtggacaaacagtttcaattaaaaaatacaaaataaagatcTATGACTAGCCCAACGATAATCACTTGTAGTTGTGATTGAGAGATCTCGagtttgaaaatctcatattaTAGTTCATGTTCAAAGTTCCTTGCGAGAGTTCTTTATGAAGATTATCTCTTATTCTCTCTTTCAGATTATATAATGGGGAGTTATCCCCCTCTCCAGGAGATTAGTCAAGTCATTCTGCATATTTGTTTGTCATTTACTTTATCATTTTGtcgattttgtaaaaaattacaaaatataccCAAGTGTAGAGTAACACACAGATGAATCttcattttttgtaaattttggagtttaatattagatttttttttaaaaaaattaacacctTGACATTTATGACTtgtatatagataaataaaaaaattaattaaaaggaattatgataattaaataaaaattagagtaaaacaaagttcaaagttgaaaaagtggaaaaaaaaagaagaaaagttaaaaagaaaagcaaaggtCATAGAGTGGGACCCGTCGTCGGTCTGCGACAGCGACGTCAGTTTCATTTCTTTCTACTCCTCCACAGCGTACTCTATCTGAGACCTcgaagttttgaatcaaaagtatAACGTATCACAGCCGTTCATCTTAAACCAATTAGTTGTCGATGTACGGTTATCGTCTTCTTCTGCGAAgtctaatatataaaatacacaaatttgcATATTAACCCCTATGAAATGAAACAACGGTCTATATGCCTTCCTCGTAAACGATGTTAACAATAACATCGATATTCCTAAATAATtgaactttgaaaaaaaaaaaaattcagtttcACGAGATtactattattaaattatttataatatataatatagtaaattaaataaatcaaaattttcatatataacttaaaataattgtattattattattattttttacaaatacataattgaattttatttaaaaaaatattcaattaattatatttaccaaaatattgATCTACTCTTTGAAATGGCTCAAGCTCAGAGATTCATTTGCATTATCAAATGAATCTTTcactctttcaatttttttaattttgaaagtaTAATCTCCCTGTAATGACactcaatatcaattttgatgAATTCAACCAATTGATTATTGATACTTTTAATGAggatatatttttgatttttctcatgattattattattttaaagatatttttttttggtgtgttttttgtgtttctgttttgcttatatcaatttttatttattcaccgATAATAGATTTGTATTTAGTATCTATAATCATCTCTTATGTATTTctatcatttgttgtttttgtacttttttattttttaacaaaattatgttttatctattttctaaaaaaaaaaaattatagtctCCTCCCCACAAATGATTGGTCCATTTATTCACTAcatatcatttattaaaattcaaGAAAGCAGTAAGGGTGTGTATATcgtatatattataatttttatttctcatatatTATCCATGAAAAAGGTAACTAGAGAGGAAGAAAAActcaggtaaaaaaaaaaaaaacaattatgattattaaaaatattgatagtTTGTACAAAAATCGATTGTAATTCCAGACGTTTGTAAGGGCATAGATGCAAAATTCTGTTTAAATCATGAATGTTTAGGTGCGGACGTGATGAAATGCGCTCGTCGAAGAAGCACGAATCTCAAGGCAGATCAACAGTGAGGATGAGGAGGGTAAAGAGGACATTTCAGAAGCGAGAGCCTCGAAGACCaagttgaaatattttatttttttttagtcctccgggttttcttttattctttttcttgagctttgAGTTTTATATTCAGTAAAAGATGGCAATTTTCTTCAAACTTGGGTCTTTCTCTCTCAGCCTTCACACCTATCGTCAATACGACAGCAGCCATGGGAGGAGGACCTGCAATCTAGGGCTTCCCATCCCCCAATCCAAGGTCTGTCCTTCTTGGTTCCATggatttctatttgtttttttctattctttattatatattcttctCCTACTtgctttataatttaaaaatcattgtGATTTTGATTGGATTTCATGCTTGCAATCAATAACAGTATCGATTCTTGTTATTTGAGCTGGATCAGATCATCAAAGTTCTCAtctttcttgctttttgttgttccttctctctcttttgttttgttttttggattGTAGCTTTGCTTTATTTAATTGACCTTTGGAGATCTGCCTTCCAAGATTGGACTTCTGTTTGATTTATTGCTCTTTTTTTGTCATGCTCTTGTTGTTTCGTTTGTTATTATACATGTTATCCGGTTCATAGATTGAATCTAGTTCTTCAATCAACTACTGTTTCAGgtttttcccctttttctttttttcaaactttgaTTTACTTTGTTGTGTATTGATTCTTTTGATATCTCagatgctgctgctgctgatgatgttgagattgttagatttgTGAGCACTTCTGTagagtgtttttttcttttgttattattgagATGGAGGGAGTGGAAGAAATCCATAGAGCTGCAATTGAAAGCAGCCAGAGAGTTCTAGGCCTGCTTTCCCATTCTGATGAACAGCTGCAGTGTAGAAATTTATTGGCAGAAACTGGAGAGGCTGTTtccaaattcaagaaaatggTTTCCATGCTTGGCAACACTGTTGGCCATGCCAGATTTAGGAGACTAAAGGAATCACAATCCTCTGTAGACAACCGTAAAATCCTTTCAGACAACCCTGTGATACCAAAACCAGAGCCTTCTTCCACTTCCACACCCCCTCAGCTCCTCCCTTCAACTGTGTTGGATTCCTCTTCTATGATCCCTCAACATGTTCCTAAAACTATCTTTTTGGAGAATCCAGTGTTGGAGATGGATCTTATTAATAAAAGTAGAATTCAGCTTGGCTCAGAAGCACCCTCCAACCAGTTTCAGTTCctacagcagcagcagcagcagcagaatAGCCAGAGGTTTCAGCtccaacagcagcagcagcagcaacaacagcaacaacagcagcagtTAAGGTTTCAAGCGGACATGTATAGGAGGAGCAACAGTGGCATCAACCTCAAGTTTGACAGTTCCAGTTGTGCACCATCCATGTCATCTGCTAGATCCTTTGCCTCATCACTGAGTATGGATAGGAGTGTGGCTAGCTTGGATGGGAAACCATTCCACTTAATCGGTGGCTCTCAAATGTCTGATCCAGTGAACCTGCGGGCAACTCATAAAAAGAGGTGCTCTGGCAGAGGGGAGGATGGAAGTGGCAAATGTGCCACCACTGGCAGATGCCATTGCTTGAAGAGGAGGTCTGATGCTTAAAAATCTTGGTCACTCTCACTTGTTTTTAtgatttcttattattttttggacCAACTTCTTACATGTTTGATGCATTGGTAGGAAGCTAAGAGTGAAGAGGTCCATCAAAGTGCCTGCTATTAGTAACAAGCTTGCAGATATCCCTCCTGATGAGTATTCATGGAGGAAGTATGGTCAAAAACCAATCAAGGGTTCTCCCCATCCTAGGTACATACTTAGCTCATTATACAAACAGgatgattttcttcattttgtgcTAAATTATGACTGATGAAGTTCTGACTGTCAGTTAGCTCATTTTCTGCTCTTTTTATCTCTTTCGAAGCACATGTTTCTAACAACTGGGAATGTTTTGGACTACTGTTTTCTCTACTGTGCACAACTATTCAAAGTTTATGATTTAGTTTAGTAACTGATTGTTTCAAGTGATCAACCTCTTCTCGTAAATTAGTCACAAGGCCACGAAGGAAGTCTTCTGTGGTGCACATGAATTGAAGTAGTTCAGAAGGAAAATCTCTCCTGAACATACAGTAGCAGAGAGAATTTCAATATTTCAACTAAGTTTGGTCCAAAACAAGtgaatttattagtttttattgcCACATGATCAACTTTAGAAGCTCTCTTCCCTCAAAATGTCAGACTTAGAACTAGATTCTTACTCCCAAGCTAGTAAACTAGTATATTCTTACCCTGACTGAAAGGTTGCATTCGTCCTTTTGGTTTATACTTTCTTTTAAGACGTTACACATTTCATTCAAGAGCACTTTTTGACTATGCAGTTTTTCACTGATGGGCATCTATGGAAGTGTAACACCTGGTTCTTTGCAGGGGATACTACAAATGTAGCAGCATGAGAGGCTGCCCTGCAAGGAAGCATGTCGAAAGGTGCTTGGAAGACCCCTCGATGCTCATAGTCACCTATGAAGGAGAGCACAGCCACAACAGGTTAATGAGTCAATCTGCTCACACTTAAGCTGCTTTAGAGATCATTTGTTTGCATCAGTTGTAAATGTTGCTCCATCTCTTGTCCTCATTTTCTGATCGAGAAATGCAACGATGAAGCAGTCGCCGTCATGTTTATTATGAGCCAATGGAAAACTTATGAACCACCCAGAAATTGCTAATGCGATCCACATTTGAAGATCTTATCAGTCCTTGTCTGCATCTGCATCTGCATCTGTCCTACAGTTGTGTTTTGTGATTGAGAGCTGGTCATTCAAACATGGAATTACAAATCTGTGGAATTTTGCCATGTACTTGGAACTCAAATGATCCAAAAATGTAAAGCTGACATTGTGAGAGGAATTGAATGGGGGATCTTATGTAAAACTTGAAAACTGTATGGTGGAATCTGAATTTCCTTGAGTCGTTGCTTCGTTTGTATTCAATATTATATCTATAAGCTTATGTTTTATTGCACGGTGGAGACGGTGCCATATGTAATCTTTC includes the following:
- the LOC120267425 gene encoding probable WRKY transcription factor 21, which translates into the protein MEGVEEIHRAAIESSQRVLGLLSHSDEQLQCRNLLAETGEAVSKFKKMVSMLGNTVGHARFRRLKESQSSVDNRKILSDNPVIPKPEPSSTSTPPQLLPSTVLDSSSMIPQHVPKTIFLENPVLEMDLINKSRIQLGSEAPSNQFQFLQQQQQQQNSQRFQLQQQQQQQQQQQQQQLRFQADMYRRSNSGINLKFDSSSCAPSMSSARSFASSLSMDRSVASLDGKPFHLIGGSQMSDPVNLRATHKKRCSGRGEDGSGKCATTGRCHCLKRRKLRVKRSIKVPAISNKLADIPPDEYSWRKYGQKPIKGSPHPRGYYKCSSMRGCPARKHVERCLEDPSMLIVTYEGEHSHNRLMSQSAHT